The proteins below are encoded in one region of Nakamurella flava:
- the cei gene encoding envelope integrity protein Cei — MSAESAPDRRRRRYLPVLVIVGVLLVGAIVAWFPVLRPSAENSAACNQPGPVPATTAATTRSQASATDGATPSESSTETTSSTPSAPTTLGAYLDHSALESVRPANPSTVALQVYNASPVRGQAKAVTDELRVVGFESIRDGSNDPLYPAGDLRCVAQIRFGPAGAAAARTVLLISPCAQLVQDSRVDDTVDLALGGRYLYAAIPDDVKSELSAIREAAQPPAVIEGQTASAKPLPPIPALPTAACAS; from the coding sequence GTGAGCGCCGAATCCGCCCCCGATCGCCGGCGCCGCCGCTACCTGCCGGTGCTCGTGATCGTCGGGGTCCTGCTGGTCGGCGCGATCGTCGCCTGGTTTCCCGTGCTGCGTCCGTCGGCCGAGAACAGCGCGGCCTGCAACCAACCGGGACCGGTGCCGGCGACCACCGCGGCCACCACCCGCAGCCAGGCCTCGGCCACCGACGGCGCCACCCCGAGCGAGTCGTCCACGGAGACGACCAGCTCGACCCCGTCGGCCCCGACCACCCTCGGGGCCTACCTCGACCACTCCGCGCTGGAGTCGGTCCGACCGGCCAACCCGAGCACCGTTGCACTGCAGGTGTACAACGCGAGCCCGGTGCGGGGACAGGCCAAGGCCGTGACCGACGAGCTGCGGGTGGTCGGCTTCGAATCGATCCGGGACGGCTCGAACGACCCCCTCTACCCGGCCGGTGACCTGCGCTGCGTGGCCCAGATCCGCTTCGGGCCGGCCGGTGCGGCGGCCGCCCGCACGGTGCTGCTGATCTCGCCGTGCGCCCAGCTGGTCCAGGACAGCCGGGTCGACGACACGGTCGATCTGGCCCTGGGCGGGCGGTACCTCTACGCGGCCATCCCCGACGACGTGAAGAGCGAGCTCAGCGCCATCCGGGAGGCCGCCCAGCCGCCGGCGGTCATCGAGGGCCAGACCGCATCAGCCAAGCCGCTGCCGCCCATTCCGGCTCTGCCCACGGCGGCCTGCGCGAGCTGA
- a CDS encoding M23 family metallopeptidase, with product MHRRVMPLGAGLSAIVVLLAGCTSGSGGAASSATPSSTSTAASASAATSSSSPAASGSATSTAVPTSTGPAEVTPVLGSVSTAPVPVIGADGATYLAYELYLTNATSSPVTVDSVQAQDASTGAALQTFATDELVAHSRVVGTASGAAAASSVVLGPGQLGIFWLDPAVAAGGSLPTSLVHQVKLTFASAPNPLIPAELTETIARTPVSTTPAPTIASPLNGARWFDGNGCCSDVTPHRGASNPIDGQYWFAERFAIDWVQLTGDGKLITGPATDLASYPYYGAPIHAVADGTIVAVSDVLQDQPPGANPPVGSLTLDQFGGNYVVQRFEQNGHTYYAFYAHLKPGTAKAAVTVGQTVKTGDVVGELGNSGNTDAPHLHFHVMDGPDPLASDGLPFQFDAFELSGRAAGDAFDLIMNGQPLPLAADAPTGDRRDAMPLYLDVVDLTAGSAAGSASASAGSSTPGTAASATAPASPSAPTSTGPSGS from the coding sequence ATGCATCGGCGTGTGATGCCCCTCGGGGCCGGGCTGTCGGCAATCGTTGTGCTGTTGGCCGGATGTACGTCCGGCTCCGGTGGTGCGGCGTCCAGCGCCACCCCGTCGAGCACGTCGACCGCCGCCTCGGCCTCCGCCGCGACATCCTCGTCGTCACCGGCCGCGTCCGGCTCGGCGACGTCCACCGCCGTCCCGACCAGTACGGGACCGGCAGAGGTGACCCCGGTGCTCGGATCGGTGTCCACCGCGCCCGTCCCGGTCATCGGGGCCGACGGCGCGACGTACCTGGCCTACGAGCTGTACCTGACCAATGCGACGTCGTCACCGGTCACCGTCGACTCCGTGCAGGCGCAGGACGCGTCGACCGGTGCCGCTCTCCAGACCTTCGCCACCGACGAACTCGTCGCCCATTCCCGGGTGGTCGGCACGGCGTCGGGTGCAGCGGCGGCGTCCAGCGTCGTCCTCGGCCCCGGCCAGCTCGGGATCTTCTGGCTCGACCCCGCCGTCGCAGCCGGCGGGTCGCTCCCCACCAGCCTGGTGCACCAGGTCAAGCTCACCTTCGCCAGTGCGCCCAACCCGTTGATACCGGCGGAGCTGACCGAGACGATCGCCCGCACACCGGTGTCGACGACGCCGGCCCCGACCATCGCATCCCCGTTGAACGGCGCTCGGTGGTTCGACGGCAACGGCTGCTGCTCCGACGTGACACCCCATCGCGGCGCGTCCAATCCCATCGACGGTCAGTACTGGTTCGCCGAGCGGTTCGCCATCGACTGGGTACAGCTCACCGGCGACGGGAAGCTGATCACCGGGCCCGCCACCGACCTCGCGAGCTACCCCTACTACGGCGCTCCGATCCACGCCGTGGCGGACGGCACCATCGTCGCGGTGTCCGACGTCCTGCAGGACCAGCCACCCGGCGCGAACCCGCCGGTCGGTTCGCTGACCCTGGACCAGTTCGGCGGCAACTACGTCGTGCAGCGCTTCGAGCAGAACGGCCACACGTACTACGCGTTCTACGCCCACCTCAAGCCGGGAACGGCGAAGGCCGCGGTGACCGTCGGTCAGACCGTGAAGACCGGAGACGTCGTCGGCGAGCTGGGCAACTCGGGCAACACCGACGCGCCTCACCTGCACTTCCACGTGATGGACGGGCCGGACCCCCTGGCCAGCGACGGTCTGCCGTTCCAGTTCGACGCGTTCGAGCTCAGCGGTCGGGCCGCCGGGGATGCGTTCGACCTCATCATGAACGGGCAGCCGCTGCCCCTGGCGGCCGATGCCCCGACCGGCGACCGACGTGACGCCATGCCGCTCTATCTCGACGTGGTCGATCTGACGGCCGGTTCCGCCGCCGGCTCGGCTTCCGCCTCCGCCGGTTCGTCGACGCCCGGCACTGCGGCGTCCGCTACCGCGCCGGCGTCGCCGAGCGCGCCGACGTCGACGGGCCCCTCGGGCTCCTGA
- the ppgK gene encoding polyphosphate--glucose phosphotransferase, whose product MSTTSPDVAFGIDIGGTGIKGGIVDLRGGVLIGERFRLDTPQPATPDSVAETAGKVAAHFDYSGPFGVAFPGVVLDGVVKTAANVDKSWIDTSLQKAMEPQLPGPVTVLNDADAAGLAEARYGAGRGISGLVIMVTFGTGIGIALINDGRLVPNAELGHIELDGHDAETKAAASARERDDLSWEQWAKRASKYLSHLENLLWPKLIILGGGISKKPDKWVPHLKCRTPLAVAQLINNAGIVGAALRATEASETAAVTPPAAEDTTTLILD is encoded by the coding sequence GTGTCCACCACTTCACCGGACGTCGCGTTCGGCATCGACATCGGCGGTACGGGCATCAAGGGCGGCATCGTCGACCTGCGGGGCGGTGTGCTCATCGGCGAGCGCTTCCGGCTGGACACACCGCAGCCGGCCACCCCGGACTCGGTGGCCGAGACCGCCGGCAAGGTGGCCGCGCACTTCGACTACAGCGGGCCGTTCGGCGTCGCGTTCCCCGGCGTCGTCCTGGACGGGGTGGTCAAGACCGCCGCCAACGTCGACAAGTCGTGGATCGACACGTCACTGCAGAAGGCCATGGAGCCCCAGCTCCCCGGTCCGGTGACGGTCCTGAACGACGCCGACGCGGCCGGCCTGGCCGAGGCCCGCTACGGCGCCGGCCGTGGGATCTCCGGCCTGGTCATCATGGTGACGTTCGGCACCGGCATCGGCATCGCGCTCATCAACGACGGTCGGCTGGTCCCGAACGCCGAGCTCGGGCACATCGAGCTGGACGGGCACGACGCGGAGACCAAGGCGGCGGCGTCGGCGCGGGAACGCGACGACCTGAGCTGGGAGCAGTGGGCCAAGCGGGCCTCCAAGTACCTCTCGCACCTCGAGAACCTGCTCTGGCCCAAGCTGATCATCCTGGGCGGCGGCATCTCCAAGAAGCCGGACAAGTGGGTGCCCCACCTGAAGTGCCGGACCCCGCTGGCGGTGGCCCAGCTGATCAACAACGCCGGCATCGTCGGCGCGGCCCTGCGCGCGACGGAGGCCAGCGAGACGGCCGCCGTGACGCCCCCGGCGGCCGAGGACACCACCACGCTGATCCTGGACTGA
- a CDS encoding DUF4193 domain-containing protein produces MATDYDAPRRNESDEASEDSLEELKARRNEAQSSVVDVDEGDTAESFELPGADLSGEELTVKVIPKQADEFTCTSCFLVQHRSRLANPSGGQLICVDCA; encoded by the coding sequence ATGGCAACCGATTACGACGCCCCACGGCGCAACGAGAGCGACGAGGCCTCCGAGGATTCGCTCGAGGAACTCAAGGCTCGACGCAACGAGGCGCAGTCGTCCGTCGTCGACGTCGACGAGGGCGACACCGCGGAGAGCTTCGAGCTCCCCGGCGCCGACCTGTCCGGTGAGGAACTCACCGTCAAGGTCATCCCCAAGCAGGCCGATGAGTTCACCTGCACGTCCTGCTTCCTGGTGCAGCACCGCAGCCGGCTCGCCAACCCCTCGGGTGGCCAGCTGATCTGCGTCGACTGTGCCTGA
- a CDS encoding class I SAM-dependent RNA methyltransferase: MAELIDDLRVGDEVELEIGAVAHGGHCVARHEGRVVFVRLALPGERGIVRITEARPGSFCRGELVHVLQADPQRVSAPCRHYRPGGCGGCDFQHATGERQRELKAAVVAEQLRRLAGLDRPVTVEALPGDGFGWRSRVRWAASPSVLDRSGPGIGPRAARSHQVVGVDGDQPCLIAAPGMSEVAAGLTPPPSAHRGRRPGAQPDRRRDGGRSRRPEDPEVTLCAPGLDGSDAAEVVTVWSGQSGPVVTETVGDRDFQVAADGFWQVHPAAAVALTRAVTEAVADVLPAGGLAWDLYGGVGLLTEVLCRAVGPSGEVVLVESDSRATALAEQNLARHPQAEVVTGRVEHALDTLPGPPHAVVLDPPRSGAGREICRSLAALGPEVIVYVACDPAALGRDTATLAEAGYELTALRAFDAFPQTQHVECVATYRPARGSATASS; the protein is encoded by the coding sequence ATGGCCGAGCTGATCGACGACCTGCGGGTCGGCGACGAGGTGGAACTGGAGATCGGCGCGGTCGCCCACGGCGGACATTGCGTGGCTCGGCACGAGGGCCGGGTGGTCTTCGTGCGGCTGGCCCTGCCGGGGGAGCGCGGCATCGTCCGGATCACCGAGGCCCGGCCCGGGTCGTTCTGCCGGGGCGAGCTGGTGCACGTCCTGCAGGCCGATCCGCAGCGGGTGTCGGCACCCTGCCGGCACTACCGGCCGGGCGGCTGTGGGGGCTGCGACTTCCAGCACGCCACCGGGGAGCGCCAGCGTGAGCTCAAGGCCGCGGTGGTGGCCGAGCAGCTGCGCCGGCTGGCCGGGCTCGATCGGCCGGTGACGGTCGAAGCGCTGCCCGGTGACGGGTTCGGCTGGCGGTCCCGGGTCCGTTGGGCGGCGTCCCCGTCGGTGCTCGACCGTTCCGGCCCGGGTATCGGTCCGCGGGCGGCCCGTTCGCACCAGGTGGTCGGTGTCGACGGCGACCAGCCGTGTCTCATCGCCGCGCCGGGGATGAGCGAGGTGGCGGCCGGCCTCACCCCGCCCCCGTCGGCCCACCGGGGGCGGCGTCCGGGCGCGCAGCCGGACCGTCGCCGGGACGGCGGGCGCTCGCGCCGGCCGGAGGACCCTGAAGTGACGCTGTGTGCTCCCGGCCTGGACGGCTCCGATGCCGCCGAGGTGGTGACGGTGTGGTCGGGGCAATCGGGACCCGTCGTGACCGAGACCGTCGGCGACCGCGATTTTCAGGTCGCGGCGGACGGGTTCTGGCAGGTGCACCCGGCCGCGGCGGTCGCGCTGACCCGGGCGGTGACCGAGGCGGTGGCCGACGTCCTGCCGGCGGGTGGGCTGGCCTGGGACCTGTACGGCGGGGTGGGGCTGCTCACCGAGGTGCTGTGCCGGGCCGTGGGCCCGTCCGGTGAGGTGGTGCTGGTCGAGTCGGACTCGCGGGCGACCGCGCTGGCCGAGCAGAACCTGGCCCGGCATCCCCAGGCCGAGGTCGTCACCGGCCGCGTCGAGCACGCGCTGGACACGCTGCCCGGCCCGCCGCACGCGGTGGTCCTGGACCCGCCCCGGTCGGGTGCCGGGCGGGAGATCTGCCGGTCGCTGGCGGCTCTCGGGCCCGAGGTGATCGTCTACGTGGCCTGCGACCCGGCGGCGCTGGGTCGGGACACCGCCACGCTGGCCGAGGCCGGCTACGAGTTGACGGCCCTGCGCGCCTTTGACGCCTTCCCACAAACCCAGCACGTCGAGTGCGTGGCTACGTACCGGCCCGCGCGCGGGTCCGCCACCGCGTCGTCATGA
- a CDS encoding potassium channel family protein: MHIVIMGCGRVGSSLARQLGRAGHSVAVIDRDPSAFRRLGAEFHGQQVTGMGFDRDVLLKARINEAHAFAAVSSGDNSNIIAARVAREQFNVETVVARIYDAKRAQVYERLGIPTVATVPWTTDRLLRAVIPEGMISEWRDPSGTVTIVNLPYHRDWMGRPLAEFEAATDVHVAFVVRFGQGQLPTRDTVIQEGDLVYASVLSKDLHSVGDKAAVSPVDGV, from the coding sequence GTGCACATCGTGATCATGGGATGCGGCCGCGTCGGCTCGTCCCTGGCCCGCCAACTCGGCCGGGCCGGCCACTCGGTGGCCGTCATCGACCGGGATCCGTCGGCGTTCCGCCGGTTGGGGGCCGAGTTCCACGGCCAGCAGGTCACCGGCATGGGCTTCGACCGGGACGTGCTGCTCAAGGCCCGCATCAACGAGGCCCACGCCTTCGCCGCGGTGTCCTCCGGTGACAACTCGAACATCATCGCCGCGCGAGTGGCGCGCGAGCAGTTCAACGTCGAGACCGTGGTCGCCCGCATCTACGACGCCAAACGCGCCCAGGTCTACGAGCGGTTGGGCATCCCCACCGTCGCGACGGTCCCGTGGACGACCGACCGGTTGCTGCGGGCCGTCATCCCCGAGGGGATGATCAGCGAGTGGCGGGACCCGTCCGGCACCGTGACGATCGTGAATCTGCCCTACCACCGGGACTGGATGGGTCGCCCGCTCGCCGAGTTCGAGGCGGCCACCGACGTGCACGTCGCGTTCGTCGTCCGCTTCGGTCAGGGCCAGCTGCCCACCCGGGACACCGTCATCCAGGAAGGTGACCTGGTGTACGCGTCCGTGCTGTCCAAGGACCTGCACAGTGTCGGCGACAAGGCCGCCGTGTCCCCCGTGGACGGTGTCTGA
- a CDS encoding nucleotide pyrophosphohydrolase — translation MPDQVESTGRAAGQVAEFHRAYGLPVRTVPSAAVDLSEVTLRQSLIEEEVAELAAAARAGDVVGVADALADIVYVAYGTAHVYGIDLDAVLDEVHASNMTKLGADGRPIRRADGKVLKGPDYRPPDIAAVLARPRGA, via the coding sequence GTGCCTGATCAGGTCGAGTCGACCGGCCGGGCCGCCGGGCAGGTGGCCGAGTTCCACCGCGCCTACGGCCTGCCGGTCCGCACGGTTCCGTCCGCGGCGGTCGACCTGTCCGAGGTCACCCTGCGGCAGTCGCTCATCGAGGAGGAGGTGGCCGAACTGGCCGCCGCCGCCCGGGCCGGTGACGTCGTCGGGGTGGCCGACGCGCTGGCCGACATCGTCTACGTCGCGTACGGCACGGCTCACGTCTACGGCATCGACCTGGACGCCGTGCTCGACGAGGTGCACGCCTCGAACATGACCAAGCTCGGCGCCGACGGCCGTCCGATCCGCCGGGCCGACGGCAAGGTGCTCAAGGGCCCGGACTACCGGCCGCCGGACATCGCCGCCGTGCTCGCGCGCCCCCGCGGGGCCTGA
- a CDS encoding DUF3159 domain-containing protein, translating into MTAPIGTPEPARGPIADPAAPPPEPAEPRRPSVLDQMGGPAGMLDSGLPVVVFVLVNSFVNLTWGIAAALVAGAAIAVWRLARRKPVTQAIGGLFGVGIAAFIAYRTGSAKGYFLWGIWTQAAFALAFLISILVRWPLVGVIWESLNGRGTAWRKDRHLMTRYTWATVVWVAIFGGRFALQNWAYGEDAVGWLAFMKIALGYPVFIVGLLVTAIILVAGHGEGSLKDRVRSFARGTH; encoded by the coding sequence GTGACGGCGCCGATCGGTACCCCCGAACCGGCCCGCGGGCCGATCGCCGACCCCGCCGCTCCACCCCCGGAGCCCGCCGAGCCCCGCCGGCCCAGTGTGCTCGACCAGATGGGCGGACCGGCCGGAATGCTCGACTCCGGTCTGCCGGTCGTCGTGTTCGTGCTGGTCAACTCGTTCGTCAACCTGACCTGGGGCATCGCCGCCGCCCTCGTCGCGGGCGCCGCCATCGCCGTCTGGCGGCTGGCCCGGCGCAAACCGGTCACCCAGGCCATCGGCGGCCTTTTCGGCGTCGGCATCGCGGCGTTCATCGCCTACCGGACGGGCTCGGCCAAGGGCTACTTCCTCTGGGGCATCTGGACCCAGGCCGCCTTCGCGCTCGCCTTCCTGATCAGCATCCTCGTGCGCTGGCCGCTGGTCGGCGTCATCTGGGAGTCCCTGAACGGCCGGGGCACCGCATGGCGCAAGGACCGCCACCTGATGACCCGCTACACCTGGGCGACCGTCGTCTGGGTCGCGATCTTCGGCGGCCGCTTCGCCCTGCAGAACTGGGCCTACGGTGAGGACGCCGTCGGCTGGCTGGCCTTCATGAAAATCGCCCTGGGCTACCCGGTCTTCATCGTCGGGCTGCTGGTCACCGCGATCATCCTGGTCGCCGGCCATGGTGAGGGATCGCTGAAGGACCGCGTCAGGTCGTTCGCCCGGGGCACCCACTAG
- a CDS encoding glycerophosphodiester phosphodiesterase → MIGHRGSPRRAPENTLASFRAAWAAGVDWVEADVQPTIDGVPVVLHDDTIDRTTDDTGVVRHLPWAEVGQLTLHGAPGAVPRLTELLAELTGPRRLLLEIKGPHSPADLRRLLAELAASGADHRVFLQSFERDVLAELRVLVPDRPLGLLVETLDDADLAAADELAVVAINPSVECVLTRPSVITELRARGRSVAVWTADEPDQWDALARAGVDGVITDRPGDLARYRTDGEPPFR, encoded by the coding sequence GTGATCGGCCATCGCGGCTCGCCCCGTCGGGCGCCGGAGAACACCCTGGCCTCGTTCCGGGCGGCGTGGGCGGCCGGGGTCGACTGGGTCGAGGCGGACGTCCAGCCGACGATCGACGGAGTGCCCGTCGTCCTGCATGACGACACGATCGACCGCACCACCGACGACACCGGGGTCGTCCGCCATCTGCCGTGGGCCGAGGTCGGACAGCTGACCCTGCACGGTGCCCCCGGCGCCGTGCCCCGGCTGACCGAGCTGCTGGCCGAGCTGACCGGCCCGCGGCGGCTGCTGCTGGAGATCAAAGGGCCCCACTCCCCCGCGGACCTGCGCCGACTGCTCGCTGAGCTGGCCGCCTCCGGGGCCGACCACCGGGTGTTCCTGCAGTCTTTCGAGCGGGACGTCCTGGCCGAGCTGCGCGTCCTGGTCCCTGATCGTCCGCTCGGTCTGCTGGTCGAGACGCTTGACGACGCGGACCTGGCTGCGGCCGACGAGCTGGCGGTCGTCGCGATCAACCCGTCGGTGGAGTGCGTCCTGACCCGGCCGTCGGTGATCACCGAGCTCCGGGCGCGGGGACGGTCGGTGGCCGTCTGGACGGCGGACGAACCCGACCAGTGGGATGCCCTGGCCCGGGCCGGAGTGGACGGCGTCATCACAGATCGTCCGGGGGATCTGGCTCGGTATCGAACGGACGGCGAACCCCCCTTTCGGTGA
- a CDS encoding OB-fold nucleic acid binding domain-containing protein, translated as MPGKLAAWVRKITRDDDQIDAEVLTDQVDATGAIRAQVCCQGQRVTLHGRLRYVDLRPTEHQATLVAELYDGTDAVQLIWLGRRSIPGVEPGRTMNVRGRVALRDGQKVIYNPDYDLLPVSV; from the coding sequence ATGCCAGGCAAGCTCGCCGCGTGGGTGCGGAAGATCACCCGTGACGACGATCAGATCGACGCCGAGGTGCTGACCGATCAGGTCGACGCCACGGGTGCGATACGGGCGCAGGTCTGCTGCCAGGGTCAGCGGGTCACCCTGCACGGCCGGTTGCGCTACGTGGACCTCCGGCCGACCGAACACCAGGCCACCCTGGTCGCCGAGCTGTACGACGGCACCGACGCCGTGCAGCTGATCTGGCTCGGCCGCCGGTCCATCCCCGGCGTCGAACCCGGCCGGACGATGAACGTCCGCGGCCGGGTGGCCCTGCGGGACGGGCAGAAGGTCATCTACAACCCCGATTACGACCTGCTGCCGGTGAGCGTGTGA
- a CDS encoding APC family permease has product MSKLTVAAKRLLVGRPFRSDKLSHTLLPKRIALPVFASDALSSVAYAPGEIFAVLSIAGLAYYAYAPWIAGLVALVMVVVVASYRQNVHAYPSGGGDYEVVTKNLGPTPGLIVASALLVDYILTVAVSTAAGVANIGSALQIVGDHPVWFSIAIIAVVCAANLRGIRESGAAFAIPVYAFIISIMAMIVTGAVEWFIGADIKAESASYTLNAEGSLTGLALLFLLLRSFSSGSAALTGVEAISNGVPAFKKPKSKNAATTLALMAGLSVVMMIGIVLLTLYTGAHFAEDPEIQLVGVPEGYYQKTLIAQIGEAVFSGFPIAFYVVSLTTGLILVLACNTAFNGFPVLGSILAQDRYLPRQLHTRGDRLAFSNGIVFLAVIALILIIAFQADVTALIQLYIVGVFVSFTFSQLGMIKHWQRLLRIERDPNRRRRMRRSQTINGIGFSFTAVVLGIVLVTKFLAGAWIAILAMAVIFFTMKAIRRHYDRVAREIAADEDDMVLPSRVRSIVLVSKLHLPTMRALAYARATRPDYLEAVTVNVDPDDTADLAREWEDRQIPVPLKVIDSPFREITKPVLDYVRRTRKDAPRDIVTVFIPEYVVGHWWEHLLHNQSALRLKGRLLFMPGVMVTSVPWQLSSSDALDERIRMRATRAPSIRGRMPGAVYPPDNATDTGTWSRQVMGDE; this is encoded by the coding sequence GTGTCCAAGTTGACGGTCGCGGCCAAGCGACTGCTGGTCGGGCGGCCCTTCCGCAGCGACAAGCTCTCGCACACCCTGCTGCCCAAGCGCATCGCGCTGCCGGTGTTCGCCTCCGACGCGCTGTCCAGCGTCGCGTACGCCCCCGGCGAGATCTTCGCCGTGCTGTCCATCGCCGGTCTGGCGTACTACGCCTACGCTCCGTGGATCGCCGGGTTGGTGGCCCTGGTGATGGTCGTGGTCGTCGCCTCCTACCGGCAGAACGTGCACGCCTACCCCAGCGGCGGTGGTGACTACGAGGTCGTCACCAAGAACCTGGGGCCGACACCCGGGCTGATCGTCGCCAGTGCGCTGCTGGTCGACTACATCCTCACCGTCGCGGTCTCGACCGCGGCCGGGGTGGCCAACATCGGGTCGGCCCTGCAGATCGTCGGCGACCACCCGGTGTGGTTCTCCATCGCGATCATCGCGGTGGTCTGCGCGGCCAACCTGCGCGGCATCCGCGAGTCCGGCGCCGCGTTCGCCATCCCGGTCTACGCCTTCATCATCTCGATCATGGCGATGATCGTCACCGGCGCCGTCGAGTGGTTCATCGGCGCCGACATCAAGGCCGAGAGTGCCTCGTACACGCTGAACGCCGAAGGGTCGCTGACCGGGCTGGCCCTGCTGTTCCTGCTGCTGCGGTCGTTCTCGTCCGGGTCGGCCGCGCTGACCGGCGTGGAGGCCATCTCCAACGGTGTGCCGGCGTTCAAGAAGCCCAAGAGCAAGAACGCGGCGACGACGCTGGCCCTGATGGCCGGGCTGTCGGTCGTCATGATGATCGGCATCGTCCTGCTGACGCTGTACACCGGAGCGCACTTCGCCGAGGACCCGGAGATCCAGCTGGTCGGGGTGCCCGAGGGTTACTACCAGAAGACCCTGATCGCCCAGATCGGCGAGGCGGTCTTCTCGGGCTTCCCGATCGCGTTCTACGTCGTCTCGCTGACCACCGGTCTGATCCTGGTGCTGGCCTGCAACACCGCGTTCAACGGATTCCCGGTGCTCGGCTCGATCCTGGCCCAGGACCGCTACCTGCCCCGCCAGCTGCACACCCGCGGCGATCGGCTCGCGTTCTCCAACGGCATCGTCTTCCTCGCCGTCATCGCGCTGATCCTGATCATCGCCTTCCAGGCCGACGTCACCGCGCTCATCCAGCTGTACATCGTCGGGGTGTTCGTCTCGTTCACGTTCTCGCAGCTCGGGATGATCAAGCACTGGCAGCGGTTGCTGCGGATCGAACGCGACCCGAACCGCCGCCGCCGCATGCGCCGCAGCCAGACCATCAACGGCATCGGTTTCAGCTTCACCGCGGTCGTGCTCGGCATCGTGCTCGTCACCAAGTTCCTGGCCGGCGCCTGGATCGCCATCCTGGCGATGGCGGTGATCTTCTTCACCATGAAGGCGATCCGCCGCCACTACGACCGGGTCGCCCGGGAGATCGCCGCCGACGAGGACGACATGGTGCTGCCCAGTCGCGTCCGGTCCATCGTGCTGGTCTCCAAGCTGCACCTGCCGACGATGCGGGCCCTGGCCTACGCCCGGGCCACCCGCCCGGACTACCTCGAGGCGGTCACGGTCAACGTCGATCCCGACGACACCGCCGACCTGGCCCGCGAGTGGGAGGACCGGCAGATCCCGGTCCCGCTCAAGGTCATCGACTCGCCGTTCCGGGAGATCACCAAACCCGTCCTGGACTACGTGCGCCGCACCCGCAAGGACGCCCCCCGCGACATCGTCACCGTCTTCATCCCCGAGTATGTCGTCGGTCACTGGTGGGAGCACCTGCTGCACAACCAGTCGGCGCTGCGCCTGAAGGGGCGGCTGCTGTTCATGCCGGGGGTCATGGTCACCTCGGTGCCGTGGCAGCTGTCGTCGTCGGACGCGCTGGACGAACGGATCCGCATGCGGGCCACCCGGGCCCCGTCGATCCGCGGCCGGATGCCCGGCGCGGTCTATCCGCCCGACAACGCCACCGACACGGGCACCTGGTCCCGCCAGGTCATGGGAGACGAGTGA
- a CDS encoding potassium channel family protein, translating to MRIAIAGAGSVGRSIAGELVENGHEVMLIDRDPGAIKPERIEAAEWVLADACEVALLEDAGLQTCDVVIACTGDDKVNLVVSLLAKTEFAVGRVVGRVNDPRNEWLFTEQWGVDVAVSTPRILAALVEEAVSVGDLVRLFTLRQGQVNLVEVTLPSTTAIAGRPVRDLRLPRDAALVTILRGGRVIVPAPDEPLEPGDELLFVASTEVEDAVREALM from the coding sequence ATGCGGATCGCCATCGCCGGGGCCGGCTCCGTCGGCCGGTCCATCGCCGGGGAGCTCGTCGAGAACGGTCACGAGGTCATGCTCATCGACCGCGACCCGGGGGCCATCAAGCCCGAACGCATCGAGGCGGCCGAATGGGTGCTGGCCGATGCCTGCGAGGTCGCCCTGCTCGAGGACGCCGGCCTGCAGACCTGCGACGTCGTCATCGCCTGCACCGGTGACGACAAGGTCAACCTCGTCGTCTCCCTGCTGGCCAAGACCGAGTTCGCGGTCGGCCGCGTCGTCGGCCGGGTCAACGACCCCCGCAACGAGTGGCTGTTCACCGAGCAGTGGGGCGTAGACGTCGCCGTCTCGACCCCCCGCATCCTCGCCGCCCTGGTCGAGGAAGCCGTGTCGGTCGGTGATCTGGTCCGGCTCTTCACGCTGCGGCAGGGCCAGGTCAACCTCGTCGAGGTCACCCTGCCCTCGACCACGGCCATCGCCGGCCGCCCGGTCCGCGACCTGCGCCTGCCCCGGGACGCCGCGCTCGTCACCATCCTGCGCGGCGGCCGGGTCATCGTGCCGGCGCCCGACGAGCCGCTGGAGCCGGGCGACGAGCTGCTCTTCGTCGCGTCGACCGAGGTGGAGGACGCGGTCCGCGAAGCGCTGATGTAG